A window of Streptomyces sp. SAI-127 contains these coding sequences:
- a CDS encoding HSP90 family protein, with product MTLPDTPSSPAGADRTFQVDLRGLVDLLSHHLYSSPRVYLRELLQNAVDALTARQSLAPAGPADAYGIRLFADGSVVRVEDDGVGLTEADVHTFLATIGRSSKRAERIAEQRADFIGQFGIGLLSCFLVADEIHVVSRSARTPDAPAVEWRGRGDGSYTVRTLPASARPRPGTTVTLTPRADAGDWTRPAQVHALARHFGSLLRHPVTFDDGTAGPGGQGAPVNPDPAPWARSHPTPGARSRALAAYGEQVFGFTPLDTIELDLPAVGLKGIACVLPEAVPAGRRHGHRVHVKGMLLSEQAEEILPDWAFFVRCVVDAESLRPTASRESLYEDDTLAAVRDALAERLRAWIARAAASDPELLGRFLQVHHLAVKSLAVHDDEIMRMLLPWLPFETTDGHATLDEFARTHRTVLVTSSVEEFRQVAAIASAAGLGVVNGGYTYDRELVHRLPEIRPEVSVADLDPGTLTAHLDPVDRETELAAAAYLAQARDALAVFDCDVALRTFQPASAPALLLDSREARHERTRSQLAREQQGGVWGDILGALRQEAPRAQLILNQLNPLVRTAVTIGEPELARTSAEALYGQAAMLSRRPLRPAESSLINRSFLDLLAHALRKDS from the coding sequence ATGACTCTGCCCGACACCCCTTCGAGCCCGGCCGGCGCCGACCGCACCTTCCAGGTGGATCTGCGCGGCCTCGTCGATCTCCTCTCCCATCACCTCTACTCCAGTCCCCGCGTCTACCTGCGCGAACTCCTCCAGAACGCGGTGGACGCGCTGACCGCCCGGCAGAGCCTCGCACCGGCCGGCCCCGCCGACGCCTACGGCATCCGCCTGTTCGCCGACGGTTCCGTGGTGCGCGTCGAGGACGACGGCGTCGGCCTCACCGAGGCCGACGTGCACACCTTCCTCGCGACGATCGGCCGCAGCAGCAAGCGGGCCGAGCGGATCGCCGAGCAACGCGCCGACTTCATCGGCCAGTTCGGCATCGGCCTGCTCTCCTGCTTCCTGGTCGCGGACGAGATCCACGTCGTCAGCCGCTCCGCCCGCACCCCCGACGCCCCCGCCGTGGAATGGCGCGGACGCGGCGACGGCAGCTACACCGTCCGTACCCTGCCCGCATCCGCCCGCCCCCGGCCCGGCACCACCGTCACCCTGACGCCCCGCGCCGACGCGGGCGACTGGACCCGCCCGGCCCAGGTGCACGCGCTGGCCCGGCACTTCGGCTCCCTGCTGCGCCACCCGGTGACCTTCGACGACGGCACCGCGGGGCCCGGCGGCCAGGGCGCGCCGGTCAACCCCGATCCCGCACCCTGGGCGCGCTCCCACCCCACCCCAGGAGCCCGCTCCCGCGCCCTGGCCGCCTACGGCGAACAGGTCTTCGGGTTCACGCCACTGGACACCATCGAGCTGGACCTGCCGGCCGTGGGCCTGAAGGGCATCGCGTGCGTGCTGCCCGAGGCGGTACCGGCCGGGCGCCGCCACGGCCACCGTGTGCACGTCAAAGGCATGCTGCTGTCCGAGCAGGCCGAGGAGATCCTGCCCGACTGGGCGTTCTTCGTCCGCTGTGTCGTCGACGCCGAAAGCCTGCGCCCGACGGCGTCCCGCGAGTCCCTGTACGAGGACGACACCCTGGCCGCCGTACGCGATGCGCTCGCCGAGCGCCTGCGCGCATGGATCGCCCGGGCCGCCGCCAGCGACCCCGAGCTGCTCGGCCGCTTCCTCCAGGTTCACCATCTGGCCGTGAAGTCGCTCGCGGTGCACGACGACGAGATCATGCGGATGCTGCTGCCCTGGCTGCCGTTCGAGACCACCGACGGGCACGCCACCCTCGACGAGTTCGCGCGCACCCACCGCACCGTCCTCGTGACCTCGAGCGTGGAGGAGTTCCGCCAGGTCGCCGCGATCGCCTCGGCCGCCGGGCTCGGCGTCGTCAACGGCGGCTACACCTACGACCGTGAACTCGTCCACCGGCTGCCCGAGATCAGGCCCGAGGTCAGCGTCGCCGACCTCGACCCGGGGACCCTCACCGCCCACCTCGACCCCGTCGACCGGGAGACGGAGCTGGCCGCCGCGGCCTATCTCGCCCAGGCCCGCGACGCCCTCGCCGTCTTCGACTGCGACGTCGCGCTGCGCACCTTCCAGCCCGCCTCCGCCCCCGCCCTCCTCCTCGACAGCCGTGAGGCCCGGCACGAACGCACCCGCTCGCAGCTGGCCCGCGAACAGCAGGGCGGCGTGTGGGGCGACATCCTCGGCGCCCTGCGCCAGGAGGCCCCGCGGGCCCAGCTGATCCTCAACCAGCTCAACCCGCTGGTGCGCACCGCCGTCACCATCGGCGAGCCTGAGCTGGCCCGCACCAGCGCCGAAGCCCTCTATGGGCAGGCAGCGATGCTGTCCCGGCGCCCGCTCAGGCCCGCCGAGTCGAGCCTCATCAACCGCTCCTTCCTCGACCTCCTCGCCCACGCCCTCCGCAAGGACAGCTGA